The DNA window GTTTTTTTGAGCAGGCCGATCAACGAATCCACTCTCTCTGGGAGGAGATCGAAAATCACGGATCGCTCCACTTTCCGGGCCGCCCAGACTCCTTGCACCTGGAAAAACGCCTGCCCTCCAGCTCCGAACAACGCCAGCTTTTTAGCGTCCCGCCGGGAGAAGACCTGAGTAGCTGCGCCCGTTGTCGCTCCTGTCCGCAAACGGGTCAAGTGGGTTCCCTCCAAAATGGCTGAAGGTCCGCCGGTAGTGGCATCGAAGAGAACCACCAAGGCTTGAACGGCGGAAAGGCCTCTGGAGGGATTCTGGGGTAAAACCGTGACGATCTTCGTGCCCAGGGCCAGGGTTTCACCCAGAAATGCCGGCATCGTCAAGGCGACTTCTCCCTGATTTCTCAAATTTAACGAGGTGCGCACGGGGGATTGAGCCTGCTTGCTGGACAGCTGGACGAAGGCATTCTTGACGACTTCGACAGCCTCCATCATGGAAAGGGCTTGGTTGATGTCTTCGGCTCTAAAGACTTTGATCTTCATCCCTCATATCACCCCTTCCGTTTTCATCTGGAGTACCTCTGAGGGCGAATAGCCCAGAAGATCCTGGTAAATCACTTCGTTGGCCGCGCCCATGGGAAGTCCGGGAAAGCGAATTTTCCCCGGAGTTTGCAATAAACGGATGGGAATTTCAGGAAACGACAAGGTCCGCTCAGAATCTGGATCAAAAACTGCCGCCAGGCTACCCCTTTCTCTAACGTGAGGGTCATTGGCAATATCCTGCATGTTATAGACCGGTCCTATGGTAACACCCCCTCTTTCGCATTCATCCACCACCTCTTTTAAGGTTCGGCTCTTGATCCACTCTCCGATTACCCGGTTGAGAACCTTACGACTTTCTTTTTGAATCCGCTCCTGGTTATTCCTGAACCCTTGCGCTGTCTTCAATTCTGGGTGGCCCACCAGGTCCATCATCCGCTCAAAAGGAGCCTGAGCGCTTGCTGAAAGAGCGACCCACTTTCCTTCTTTGGTCTGAAAGCTGTTCCTCGGGGCCGTGAAATTTGCTTCGTTACCCATGGGTCCGGGAATCTCTCCGGTCAGGGCGTAAATCAGAAAATCTGCCCCCATGAAACTGAAGAGGGGTTCGTACAAAGAAAGGTCTATCTCTTGGCCGCCTTTCTCTCCCCGTTTCTGGTCCCGCAGGGCGATCATTGTTCCCAAGGCAAGATGAGTCCCGGCGATCATATCCGCCAAGGCCAGAGGAGGGTTGGTCGGAGGACCCCCGGGTTGGGCATTCTTGTAAGTGAAGCCACTCATCGCTTCTGCCAGGGTGCCAAAACCAGGTTTAAAGGCATACGGCCCGGTTTGGCCATAGCCGGAGATTCGGCCGATAACCAACCCTTTGTTGCTCTGCCAGAGCTTTTCTGCAGAAAATCCCAGCCGATCCAGGGTGCCTGGGCGCATATTCTCGAATAAAACATCCGCTCCCTCCACCAGCCGGGTGAAGATTTTTTGCCCTTGGGGGTGCTTCAAATTGAGGGTGATGGGCAGCTTATTCCTCGAGGCCACCAGCCAAAAGGGCTGGATTTTTTCTTCCACCATGGCCCAAAAACGGATGGCATCGGGAACGCCCGGAGGTTCGATTTTGATCACCTCGGCGCCGAAATCCCCCAGAAGAGTAGCGGCATAAGGGGCAGCGACCACTGCTCCCAAATCGACCACTCGAACGTCTTTCAGGGGCAAATTGGAACTCTCCGCTTGCTTCCGTTGTTCCCGAATAAAAGCACTAATTTTTTTAAGATCCATTTAAATTCTCCTCGTCAATCATTAACGCGGGTTACTTTAGGCGGGGCCAAGCTTCTGCTTTTTCCTTTCTTTTGGCGAACAAGCTTTTCCCACGCCTATGCTTCCCAAAGAATATAAACCCTAAACCCTTATAT is part of the Deltaproteobacteria bacterium genome and encodes:
- a CDS encoding ornithine cyclodeaminase — protein: MKIKVFRAEDINQALSMMEAVEVVKNAFVQLSSKQAQSPVRTSLNLRNQGEVALTMPAFLGETLALGTKIVTVLPQNPSRGLSAVQALVVLFDATTGGPSAILEGTHLTRLRTGATTGAATQVFSRRDAKKLALFGAGGQAFFQVQGVWAARKVERSVIFDLLPERVDSLIGLLKKTLRGREVEILKARSPEEALEGADVVVTATSSRQPVFPGKALSAGAHVNAIGAFKPEMQEVDEETILRSRIFVDSVAACLEEAGDLIIPLKKGLLRQADIQAELGEVIAGKKPGRRDDQEITYFKSVGNAVQDISVAQAVFQRAVAKGLGQEVEL
- a CDS encoding CoA transferase encodes the protein MDLKKISAFIREQRKQAESSNLPLKDVRVVDLGAVVAAPYAATLLGDFGAEVIKIEPPGVPDAIRFWAMVEEKIQPFWLVASRNKLPITLNLKHPQGQKIFTRLVEGADVLFENMRPGTLDRLGFSAEKLWQSNKGLVIGRISGYGQTGPYAFKPGFGTLAEAMSGFTYKNAQPGGPPTNPPLALADMIAGTHLALGTMIALRDQKRGEKGGQEIDLSLYEPLFSFMGADFLIYALTGEIPGPMGNEANFTAPRNSFQTKEGKWVALSASAQAPFERMMDLVGHPELKTAQGFRNNQERIQKESRKVLNRVIGEWIKSRTLKEVVDECERGGVTIGPVYNMQDIANDPHVRERGSLAAVFDPDSERTLSFPEIPIRLLQTPGKIRFPGLPMGAANEVIYQDLLGYSPSEVLQMKTEGVI